One Thiocapsa bogorovii DNA segment encodes these proteins:
- a CDS encoding helix-turn-helix domain-containing protein, with the protein MKAIDEFTIADTRCRVVPAVGTDDENASELQTRACGGTDAVQIIGNCSLNGRRYLILIDARASPPEPKDTDRILERLTQRELQVAMLVGKGLVNKQIADRLHLSEWTVSSYLRRIFVKLGVRTRAAMVARVIAELGE; encoded by the coding sequence ATGAAGGCAATCGACGAGTTCACCATCGCGGACACCCGATGCCGGGTGGTCCCCGCAGTCGGCACGGACGACGAGAACGCTAGCGAGCTCCAAACCCGCGCCTGTGGTGGAACGGATGCCGTGCAGATCATCGGGAACTGCTCGCTGAATGGCCGCCGCTATCTCATCCTGATCGACGCGCGCGCGTCTCCGCCGGAGCCAAAGGACACGGACAGGATCCTCGAGCGCTTGACCCAGCGCGAGCTTCAGGTCGCCATGCTGGTCGGAAAGGGCCTGGTGAACAAGCAGATCGCCGATCGGCTGCACCTGAGCGAGTGGACGGTTTCATCCTACCTGCGCCGCATCTTCGTGAAGTTGGGCGTGCGCACGCGCGCAGCGATGGTCGCACGGGTGATCGCAGAATTGGGGGAATGA
- a CDS encoding class I SAM-dependent DNA methyltransferase has translation MIRDLDAPRGPKARAIAHHRIPPYAGLAADYDALVGDALFPIIRRSFEACVRRRGLRFRSIADIGCGTGRFLGDLLRRYDVPMIGVDRSPHMLEVAARRLRGLGVVLLRQDMRRLRLPYPVDLMTCNGDTLNYLVTMDDLVAALRGCRENLTPGGYLLGDLLSGRPAAEAHGSEDVLLAPSGRTSRWRATCGGPPGTTRVEIRFGRHGEAREFHLQRWHSLADIEAAAHRAGLRLVSAAPLLMETGHRERAAWLKIMIRRVVAPRGLDRGASTAPTRHYGERL, from the coding sequence ATGATTCGCGACCTCGATGCCCCACGGGGGCCGAAAGCCCGCGCAATCGCGCACCATCGCATCCCGCCGTACGCGGGCTTGGCGGCCGATTACGACGCCCTTGTCGGGGACGCGCTGTTCCCGATCATACGCAGGAGCTTCGAGGCCTGTGTCCGCCGACGGGGCTTGCGTTTCCGGAGCATCGCCGACATCGGCTGCGGAACCGGGCGCTTTTTGGGCGACCTGCTGCGCCGCTACGACGTGCCCATGATCGGGGTCGACCGCTCACCGCACATGCTCGAGGTCGCCGCGAGGCGATTGCGGGGGCTGGGTGTGGTGCTCTTGCGGCAGGACATGCGCCGCCTGCGTCTACCGTATCCGGTCGACCTGATGACCTGCAACGGCGACACCTTGAATTATTTGGTGACGATGGACGATCTTGTCGCGGCCTTGCGGGGCTGCCGCGAGAACCTCACACCCGGTGGATATCTGCTCGGGGATCTCCTGAGCGGCCGCCCGGCGGCGGAGGCGCACGGATCTGAGGATGTGCTGCTAGCGCCATCCGGACGTACCAGCCGTTGGCGCGCAACGTGCGGTGGGCCGCCGGGAACGACACGAGTCGAGATTCGTTTCGGTCGGCACGGGGAGGCGCGCGAGTTCCATTTACAGCGGTGGCACAGCCTCGCCGACATCGAGGCAGCAGCACATCGGGCCGGGCTGCGCCTCGTCTCGGCGGCACCGCTCCTGATGGAGACAGGCCATCGGGAGCGCGCAGCTTGGCTGAAGATCATGATCCGTCGGGTCGTTGCGCCGCGAGGATTGGACCGCGGCGCCTCGACCGCACCGACACGACACTATGGGGAACGTCTCTGA